From the genome of Alphaproteobacteria bacterium, one region includes:
- the amt gene encoding ammonium transporter: MFRLTTKTAVGIGAACAALLAAPPAMAAVEAETGYVFNTFSFLFSGALVMWMAAGFAMLESGLVRSKNTATICLKNIALYSIAGILYYLVGYNLMYVDVGSFMGSISFLYNPSDAELALLGADEATDAMVAAVVDNSYSVGSDWFFQMVFVATAASIVSGTVAERIKLWPFLIFVVVLTAIIYPIQGSWTWGGGWLSEMGFSDFAGSTIVHSVGGWAALTGAIILGARRGKYGPNGQINPIPGANLPLATLGTFILWLGWFGFNGGSQLALGSAADATWMAIVFTNTNLAAAGGVVAAMLMTQIMYKKVDLTMALNGAIAGLVSITAGPDLTNHLMSIIVGAIGGVLVVIAIPLLDKMKIDDVVGAISAHLVAGIWGTLAVGIFGGGDLFVQIVGILAIGVFVVVTSSIVWLALKYTMGIRASDEEEDLGLDSAELGLEAYPEFGRGSQRA; encoded by the coding sequence ATGTTTCGTTTAACGACCAAAACAGCGGTCGGCATCGGCGCCGCATGCGCCGCGCTCCTGGCCGCCCCGCCGGCCATGGCGGCGGTTGAGGCCGAGACCGGCTATGTATTCAACACCTTCTCGTTCCTGTTTTCGGGCGCGCTGGTCATGTGGATGGCCGCGGGCTTCGCGATGCTGGAATCCGGCCTCGTACGTTCCAAGAACACGGCCACGATCTGTCTCAAGAACATCGCCCTCTATTCGATCGCGGGCATCCTCTACTACCTCGTCGGCTACAATCTCATGTATGTCGATGTCGGCAGTTTCATGGGGTCGATTTCCTTCCTCTACAACCCGTCTGACGCGGAACTGGCGCTTCTCGGCGCCGACGAAGCGACCGACGCCATGGTCGCGGCTGTCGTGGACAACAGCTACTCCGTGGGTTCGGACTGGTTCTTCCAGATGGTCTTCGTCGCCACCGCGGCCTCGATCGTCTCGGGCACCGTGGCCGAGCGCATCAAGCTGTGGCCGTTCCTGATCTTCGTCGTCGTGCTGACCGCGATCATCTACCCGATCCAGGGCTCCTGGACCTGGGGCGGCGGCTGGTTGTCGGAGATGGGCTTCTCGGACTTCGCGGGTTCCACCATCGTCCATTCCGTGGGCGGCTGGGCCGCACTGACCGGTGCCATCATCCTCGGCGCGCGTCGGGGCAAATACGGCCCGAACGGCCAGATAAACCCGATTCCGGGCGCAAATCTGCCGTTGGCAACTCTGGGCACGTTCATCCTCTGGCTCGGCTGGTTCGGCTTCAACGGCGGTTCTCAGCTGGCGCTGGGCTCTGCTGCGGACGCGACCTGGATGGCCATCGTCTTCACCAACACCAATCTCGCTGCCGCGGGCGGTGTGGTGGCCGCGATGCTCATGACCCAGATCATGTACAAGAAGGTCGATCTCACGATGGCGCTCAACGGCGCGATCGCCGGTCTCGTGTCCATCACGGCCGGACCTGACCTGACCAACCACCTGATGTCGATCATCGTCGGCGCCATTGGTGGTGTGCTTGTGGTGATCGCGATCCCGCTGCTCGACAAGATGAAGATCGACGACGTTGTCGGCGCGATCTCGGCCCATCTGGTGGCCGGCATTTGGGGCACGCTCGCCGTGGGCATCTTCGGCGGCGGTGACCTGTTCGTGCAGATCGTCGGCATCCTCGCCATCGGCGTGTTCGTCGTGGTGACGAGCTCGATCGTCTGGCTCGCCCTCAAATACACCATGGGCATCCGGGCCAGCGATGAAGAAGAAGATCTGGGGCTCGATTCGGCCGAACTCGGTCTCGAGGCCTATCCCGAATTCGGACGCGGTTCGCAACGCGCCTGA
- a CDS encoding P-II family nitrogen regulator: MKLVMAVIKPFKLDEVREALTELGVQGLTASEVKGYGRQKGQTEIYRGAEYAVSFLPKVKVEIVVEDDQVDSVVEAISKAANTGRIGDGKIFVVDVLSAMRIRTGETGTEAL; this comes from the coding sequence ATGAAGTTGGTAATGGCGGTGATCAAGCCGTTCAAACTGGATGAGGTACGCGAGGCACTGACCGAATTAGGGGTTCAGGGCCTGACCGCATCCGAAGTTAAGGGTTACGGACGCCAGAAGGGGCAGACGGAAATCTATCGCGGCGCGGAGTACGCCGTGAGTTTCCTCCCAAAGGTGAAGGTCGAGATCGTCGTCGAGGACGACCAGGTCGATTCCGTGGTTGAAGCAATTTCCAAGGCGGCCAACACCGGTCGCATCGGGGACGGCAAGATCTTCGTCGTCGACGTGCTCAGCGCCATGCGGATTCGCACCGGCGAAACCGGCACCGAAGCGCTCTAG
- a CDS encoding UbiH/UbiF/VisC/COQ6 family ubiquinone biosynthesis hydroxylase — protein MSTTQTVEAVIVGAGMAGLTLAHALASAGIEVAVVDRADPKTFSDAAHDGRTTAIAAGSAAVLDGIGMWGALAPKSCPIAAIRVSDGDALMFMHFDHREVGDDPLGHILENRDIRSYLLASAAQAACIELIAPAGIASIVRNTGGVSVALDTGREIRARVIFACDGRGSSLRRDARIPVTEWRYDQSSFVCTIAHEHPHQNIAHERFLPGGPFAILPMRDADAPIETASGKLRHAASIVWSESNELVPAIRDFDDAAFIAQLGEHVGGFLGEIALASPRWVHPLGLSHATRYTDQRLALVGDAAHAIHPIAGQGLNMGIRDVAALAEVVVDARRLGRDIGDPDILADYERWRRFDNMLLAVVTDNLTRLFSNDIAPVRAARDLGLGIVNAIPAARKFSMRHAMGVVGDLPRLVRGEAL, from the coding sequence ATGAGCACGACCCAAACAGTCGAAGCCGTGATCGTCGGTGCCGGGATGGCCGGTCTGACCCTGGCCCATGCGCTGGCGAGCGCGGGCATCGAAGTCGCGGTCGTGGACCGGGCCGATCCGAAGACTTTCTCCGATGCTGCCCATGACGGCCGCACGACGGCAATCGCGGCCGGCAGCGCCGCGGTGCTTGACGGGATCGGCATGTGGGGCGCGCTTGCGCCGAAATCCTGTCCGATCGCAGCGATCCGGGTGAGCGATGGCGATGCGCTAATGTTCATGCATTTCGATCACCGGGAGGTCGGAGATGATCCGCTGGGGCATATCCTCGAGAACCGGGATATCCGCAGCTACCTGCTGGCCAGCGCCGCGCAGGCGGCATGTATCGAGTTGATCGCGCCGGCCGGCATTGCGTCCATTGTGCGGAATACCGGCGGCGTTTCGGTCGCGCTCGACACGGGCCGCGAGATACGCGCGCGGGTGATCTTTGCTTGCGACGGGCGGGGTTCGTCCCTGCGGCGCGATGCGCGCATTCCGGTCACCGAATGGCGTTACGACCAGTCGAGCTTCGTGTGTACGATTGCGCACGAACACCCGCACCAGAACATCGCCCATGAGCGTTTCCTGCCGGGCGGGCCGTTCGCGATCCTGCCGATGCGTGATGCGGACGCGCCGATCGAGACCGCATCAGGCAAATTGCGCCATGCGGCTTCCATCGTGTGGAGCGAATCCAACGAGTTGGTTCCGGCCATACGCGACTTCGATGACGCCGCTTTCATCGCCCAGCTTGGAGAACATGTCGGGGGGTTCCTGGGCGAGATTGCCCTGGCGAGCCCCCGCTGGGTGCATCCGCTCGGCCTCAGCCATGCGACGCGCTACACCGATCAACGCCTGGCGCTGGTGGGCGATGCGGCGCATGCGATCCATCCGATCGCCGGCCAGGGCCTGAACATGGGCATCCGCGATGTGGCAGCACTGGCCGAGGTGGTCGTGGACGCGCGGCGGCTCGGCCGCGATATCGGCGACCCGGATATTCTCGCGGATTACGAGCGCTGGCGGCGCTTCGACAACATGCTGCTGGCGGTGGTGACCGATAACCTGACCCGGCTGTTCTCGAACGACATCGCGCCGGTGCGCGCCGCGCGCGATCTGGGGTTGGGGATCGTCAACGCGATCCCGGCGGCGCGGAAATTCTCCATGCGCCACGCCATGGGTGTGGTCGGTGACCTACCGAGGCTGGTGCGCGGCGAGGCGCTTTAG
- a CDS encoding DUF971 domain-containing protein: MSDPWPTDLHYSKDTKTLTVTFDDGVEHVLPAEYMRVYSPSAEVRGHGADERQIVPGRRHVGIMKIEPVGNYAVRLHFDDLHDTGLFTWAYLRELGDSHTEWWAQYLADLDTRGLSRDP, translated from the coding sequence TTGAGCGACCCCTGGCCCACCGACCTGCACTACAGCAAGGACACCAAGACCCTGACCGTCACCTTCGATGACGGGGTCGAACATGTGCTTCCGGCCGAGTATATGCGTGTCTACAGCCCGTCCGCCGAGGTTCGCGGCCACGGGGCCGACGAACGCCAGATCGTGCCGGGGCGCCGGCATGTCGGAATCATGAAAATCGAGCCGGTCGGCAACTATGCCGTTCGTCTGCATTTCGACGATCTGCATGACACCGGCCTGTTCACCTGGGCCTATCTGCGCGAACTGGGGGACAGCCACACCGAATGGTGGGCGCAATACCTGGCGGACCTGGACACGCGCGGGCTATCCCGCGATCCCTGA
- a CDS encoding Trm112 family protein, producing the protein MTETNTDTTKVDPKLLEILVCPVTKGPLEYDANAQELISKQAGLAYPIRDGIPIMLADEARELDADGK; encoded by the coding sequence ATGACTGAGACGAACACGGACACCACCAAGGTCGATCCCAAGCTGCTGGAGATACTCGTCTGCCCGGTCACCAAGGGCCCGCTGGAATATGATGCAAACGCCCAGGAACTGATCAGCAAGCAGGCCGGTCTTGCCTACCCGATCCGCGACGGCATCCCGATCATGCTGGCCGACGAGGCCCGCGAACTCGACGCCGACGGCAAGTAG